CGATGTTCCACGTTGTTTCAGGTGAGCTAAAAGGAGCCATACATTGCCGATTAACAAAGGAGTTCAGTTCTGCACAGCCTGCAATATTCTTTTCTTGCCGCAATAGTGTAATACAGAAGTTGAGACTTGAGAACAGTATATAAATCATACACTGTCTAGTGTATAATTCATAAACTGGATTTGCTTATTGCCTGGAATCCTGTGTCTCACTTCAAGTACTAATACTTCACGTATTAGCCCCACCTGCTTAACTCTCCAgattttttaaaggcaaaagtcATGTAAAAGGACGAAAATGACTACCGgtaaaatacaaagtattttagCATGAGCTCTTAATAATTTGGATTTTatctttccatatttttaaactttgtacATTTTTGTAAATGATCTCATTCATGGAGTTGATTAGTAAAATGGTTAATCAACCCTGCAGAGCTGTGACTGGAAAAATGTGCATCAAGAGCTTTAGCTTTTACCAGTAAGGTTCATTAACTAAACTCTCAGGAATTAACTGCATATGTTCTATAAGTGCTTCTGGGTCTtagcaggtccccttcagagcAGTACGATGATCATCTGACTCTTGACCATAAATtagggcttaaaaaaaaattaatcaaaatgatTAACATCTATGTTCCTACAGCCTAAGAAATGCTTTAAGGATATCAACCCACAGAGCCCCAGGAGACCATTTTTGTATATTGTTgtttgagcttaaaaaaaaaaaagtgcatagaAAGTTGAAAACCAGCAATttgattattttctaaaatattgctCTAACTTTGGGTACATAGTATTGGTAATATGCACAGGTTTACCTCATTCTATGCAAGAGGGGTTAATTATGTAAAGTTTTGTATTTACTACTGGAAGTAAAAAATGTCCTGTATAGTGTAGGAATGTCTGGAATTCTTTTCTCCCTTACTGGTAAAATTTCTTAAATAATGACCCCTTTTTAACAACAACTTCTTATATTGACAGAATCTGGTTATCAGATTATAAGTGTCTGTAACTTCAGGTGGTAAAGACATTTTAGCTCTCTAAAATAGCCATAAAAAAGACTTTGTCAGGCTTGGTAGACTTCAAAGACATTCTCTCAAATTCTGACCCACCCATGACGTTTCTTTTGAACAGCCTGGATTGGAGAAGTAGGATTAGAGACCATTGTAATGACACTTTAAGCcttgactattttttttcctgtgttctcaaTTTAACCTGCTGTAAAATCCAGCTCTGCAAGCATCGATTTGGCTTGGTAAGTACatcacttgaattttttttttttttttttttttcaatgcaacaACTTGCAGATTGTCCCAGTCAGGGTTGGCACAATCTTGCTTTCTTCTCTCATCAGTAGCTTCTGACTTTAGTAGAAAAACTGTTGCATTAATTTGTGCTTCATAATGTGAAAGCTTGGTCTAGTCACTAAACCTTGGGCTTCTGTGTATTGCCCGGGCTCATACCTGATTTCCAAGTTATAGTCTTCAAATGTCAAGAGGGGAAATTAGCACTTAAGTTGATCACACTTCCTGTGTTGGAGAAATGTAAGAATCGGATTTGAAGTCTGTCAGTCTTtataatgttctttaaaaataggtattttattCATTAAACACTAAAGTATGAGTGAGTTGACATGCATTCTCAGATACACGTGACTTCAGTAGGAGTTGTGTGTTGAGATTTATGGGTGAAATTTCTCTTGTGTTTCTGACTTCAAAATATACCTAATTGTGTAATTGTCAAGTACAGTGAAATCTGTCCTAAGAAAACCACATAAAGAACTAATTGAAGTGACTTGCTTAGGGAGAGGTTTAAGGAAAACCTGAGCAAAATCCCACCAGGTATTTAGAGAATGGTCTCTTCCAAGAGTGGGTTACCTGTTGGCTGTGGTATCCACAGTATAGGCTTCACTGTATTTGTAAAGCATTCGTTAGTAACGTGGCTCTaggtatttttgtctttattttactcTAAGCCATGTTACTTGGCTAAAAAGAGCAGCAAAGTGTTGGACATCTGAAATCTTCAATGGGGTCAAACTAATTTCAGTATTTGGCACAGCAGGTTTTTATAACCGTAAGGTAGCGCAAGTTATGTACCTTTGCAGCTACCCTTCTTTTATGCTCAAATTCTTTCTGCTGATCTttgatttttatgttattttaaatacaactCTTTAACCTTTTCCTTGCTGCATCTGAGGAAAGCTAAAGCAGTTATCAATTCCTTGTTCTACGGATACTAACACGGGtttcagtgtttgtttgtttttttattgttgttttatgtGATGTGAATACCCTCTCCCGTCAATATTTGTATGATGGTGCTAATATATTTGGTAACAATCCTTTATTGGGAAGGGATTTTAAAAAACTGtgatttaaactgaatttttcttccttttaattttcatatttaaaacaaaaagccacaGCCATTTATACAAAAAAGGCATCAGCTTTGGCCCCTGGGAAGATGTTGGGGCGGGAATCAAGATTAAACAAATAGGGTTTTTACATCATTTCTGTATGTATTTGATATATAGATCAATATCTGTAcaaatttaatcttttattttcttggtaaTTTGTGTGGTCAATGAGAGAGAGTATTTAAAGCTTTCTCATGCAATGTacctaagtgaaaaaaaaaatgcttttggagaaATTAATGTTACTTTCATTTTTACGAGACTGCAGATTTTCAGCATGGAtgtgaaaagcattaaaattataACTTTGTGTACAAGATGAAAATAATTCACtaaatttgccttttttacacaaaataaaaatgataaaaagtcGTCTTCTGAATAgtgattgttttgtttaaaaggcACTCCTTGGCACATACATAAATGCATTCCAGCTTGTTTCTCTCCTAAGAgaacacagattaaaaaatacCCACAACTCGTAAAACCATGAATGTTTGGGGGATGTAATGGGGATGTTAGTCTGAGCACAAGGTAAGGTTTTTTAATATGAGAAGGTGGCATTATGTAAGCATTTAATAGAGAGCAAGCTTTGCACTTGGTCTCATATTTCACAGTTGGTAGTAGTAGTTGTGTAGGGAAGGAAGTAGTAGCGTAGGGAAGGAAATgtatcacatttttcttctagttCAGTTCTGCTATGTTGGAAGTAGCTCAAGCATCCCTTCAGCTTTCCCTCTGCCAGTTGGCTTTGCAACTGTAATGTACTTCAGAACCTTCAAAGCACCTTTTCAATGACCAAAAGCCACTGAATTTTTATTGATATGCCTGTACATGGAAGCTTGTGTTAACTCTTCCTtctacaagagaaaaataactgaacGACTGAGTAAAAACTACTTATGTGAGTATTTGAACACAGCAGTCTGTTTTATAGTGAATGCACCACAAGGAATTAGTTCATATCCATTTATTTGACAGTGCTGAAAATGACTAAGATAACCGTGGTGGTAATTGCTCCCAGGTCAATAGCTGGAATGAGATGATGTGTTCCGAAGGCACAATTCATTGTGGAAACTCATTTCACTCATAGATCCAATCATGTGCACAAGATTTGAAGTCAATGAGCTCTGCAGGTTTGAACCACAGGTTGATCTCCTTCTGCGCACTTTCTACAGAGTCACTGCCGTGAATGATGTTTCTGCGGAAGGAGACAAACGCATTGTTCCATATAAAAATACACTTTCAGCAACTTAACTGGTTCTCCGTATGCAAAAACTTGGATGAAGCATCTAGAGCTGCAAGACTACTATTTCAGGTACAGCATTCAAATACCCCCTCTATAAGAGCTAGTTAAGCCTAGCAGGGTGACTAGGACTACTTTACTACAGCAGCCTCTGCCACTGACTGATCTTACATGAAGCTCTGATGAGGAGCTGTATTtcaaaaaaagtcagttttgtaCCAAGCCATTTTCTTAAGTAGCAGTTAGGGATTGTGACCTGCAAATAAAATACCATCAGACTAGGATATCTACCAACAATTTTGACTTTCTAGAATAAAAGACTACTGCTGTAGAGTTTTTAACCTCGATCGATAACAAACTGAGCACAAACCTTCCTACTTGAATGCAGAAGTCACCACGGATGGTACCAGGCTTAGAGTCTGCAGGGTTTGTTTCCCCTAGCATTACCCTCCCAGTTTTAACCACGTTGAGTCCTTCCCATAccttaaggaaaaaagacaaacatccTATTAATCCATGCTTATACAAAATAACAAAGATAAATATTTGCTAATAACACACTTTGCAAAGAAACAAGGGCTCCACcactaaaaaaattaatctagCCTAGATTCTCTCTTAGGTCTGTAAAGACAACTAGGGGAAAAACATATAAACGGAAAGTGATTATAAAAAGGACTATCAACATTGTCACTCCAGTAAAGGAGATACTTCACCAAGCCTCAAAGTTAACTGATGTACAAGGCCAACTTCGAAACTTTCTGCAGTGACAGGATAAGGACAGCCTGATGAGTTCAGGCACTCCTAGTTAGGTACCTAGTCAAAACAGAGGGAGATGCTACCAGGGCAACTTTTTTGTTCTGGGGGGAGTGCAAAAAAGAATGACACACAAGATGGGTTTCGGTGGGAGAGCCCTGACCCTTTTTTGCCCAAAACAAAAGATTCTTTGGTGCAGAAGACTGACTTTCAGGAATTTTGCTTAATCCATGCTAAgcattttaatatgtattttatacatgCACACTTCTTGTTAATAAATAGTAACTTCTTACTtgtcttcattttacttttggttttcttttgccaCTATCAGAACTCGGTAGtttgaaaaagtgtttctatAACAGtatatctgaatattttaaaataatttacagagcGAGAAAAATACATTCGAGAAAGTAGTCTTTAAGTAAAATCAAGCCACTTACCATGGCCACAACAGGTCCGGAGTTCATGTATTTAACCAAACCAGGGTAGAATGGTCGGTCTTTGAGGTCAATGTAATGTTGTTTCAGAAGGTCTTCAGAGGCCTTTAAAAGGACAGATGTAACATTAAATATCATACCACAAAAGGTGTTACTACTGTAAGACTACAGCATTAGTGACTGGATTCACCAGTCACTAATAATATGAACAGTTGCTGCAATGCTATTGTGGATTTCAGTGAATGTAGAATTAAAGGAGTGCACGACACACCATCTTTCTTTGTACTAGTCAATGTTGCAAGAgttatcaaaattatttctttgcattACAGTAATACTCAGCAATATGGTGAGCACAAGATGTCTGGATGATGTTACCTGATACAACCGATCAGTCAAGGTCATTTCAGCTGTCTCAATTAGGTTGCAATAAGCCATCTGAGCAAATtttgtttccttaggaaatgGGAGCAATCAAGTGTTTAGGCTTGACAGAAACCTTGGCCTGACAGGCGATCCCGTACTTCCAGCTGTTGTGCAAATTCAGCATCAGGTTCCCATTCTGATGCAGGAAAAGCCGCATAGGAGGATCTATATATTTAAGTGCCTATTCCAGCAGGCGAGGGAAAGCGTTtagggcagagccggggcagggaggaCGCCGCGGGCGCGGGGACTTACGTGCACGAACTTCATGGCCACCAGCCGGAAGCCCTTCTGCTCGAACCGCTTGATGatctcccccaccagcccccgcTGGACCCCATCGGGCTTGATGGCGATGAAGGTGCGCTCGCAGTTGGCAGCCATCGCGCTGCGGGGCAGAGGGACACGCAGGGGTGAGGCTcggcaccgccgccccccgccgcctcctcaaGGTCGGAGGGAGCCGCCGGCCGCCCCACCATggcggcgccgggcccggcccgccccgcccgggcccaCGTGGCAGCGGGCTGGCGTCCTGCCTCccccgggcccgcgccggccctGCCGCGCTCAGCCCGCGGGGCCCCGCtacctcccctcccctccgccgccctTGCCGCTCGCTGAGGCGAGGCCCGCAGGCCGCCGCCGTGCCCGGCGCTGAGGCAAGGCAGCCCGTCCGCCATGAGGCGCCCGCCCTTGGCGCGGCCCGCACCCCCTcggcctctcctcagggagcgcaCCGGAGCGCAGCGGGGGGACCCGGCCCTCGCCTCACCTCGCCGGagctcccgcagccgctgccgcccGCACCGCAGCCGCCGAAGAAAGGGGAGGCGGATGCGGGCGGTCACCGGATCCTCCGCCCTGCGGAGAGGAGGAGCCGCCCGGCTTGCGGCGCTTGGGGGCGGgcctggcggggctgggggctcgcttcggcgcccgcccgcccagACCCGCCAGCCCGCGCTGCCGgggtgcgggccgggccgggcggcgggcggtACTCTGCTGCTGGGCCTGGCGGCGGCCGCTGCGCTCCCTCAGCCCCGGCGGGGTGCGGCCCAGctgccgccgagccccgccgcgccTGGCagccggcccggccgcgggccgCTAGCTGGGGGCAGCTGCTGGCCGGGCTGTGCCGGACGGCCGGCGGCACCTGTCGCCTTCTCCTCCCCGAAAGCCGCCTCGGAGGGTTGTGAACTCTCAGCTGCAGCAACGGGGGCGTAAGCCTTTTCCACAGTGAAAAGATTAAGGATGCTTAACTATACTAAATCATTTTTTACTAAGAGGGACTTGCTTTGCTATTTTCAGAGATATGCCTGCAGCCTGCTAACTAATGATTGCTACTGCCAACCTGGCTTAACCCAAGCAGCACACCTTACAGCTGCTTGAAATGATATTTCTCACAGAAAAGTGACATAGGATCTGTAAGCCAGGAAAGTTACCTGTGATATTTCTTTTATTGGGATATGGGAAGATGAAACTGCAAAGTGTCAAAACGCAGCTGTAAAACTCCACAGTTCCTGGACCCACATCACAATGAGAATTAGGAAGAGTGTTGTTACTTACCATGTTTACTACTTGGTTCTTTCCTAatttacaaacacattttatcTTCCTGAGCTAGTTATAATCATATACCATCACTGCAATTCTAATACTAAAGAAATACCCTTTGCAGTACTTAAGCAGTCTCCTATTGACGGCCCACTTACAATTAGTGAAATGACATGCTCACTTGGGCATCTCAGACGTGCAGGAGTATTGCCTTTCTTCCGAGAGATGGCTGACCTCCACCTCCTCTTGGTCTAAACGCACTAGAAATACTAATCAGTAGCTTTCTGACAATCCCCGCATCTCCAGATAACCCAAATTTCTCTATTCTGTAGTAAgcaaatcaagaaaaagaaatctcaagtAATCCTTCAAGCAAAAATAGAACTGGAGACTACTCATCTCGTGTACAGGTTTGTCACATGTTCCCTTTTCTCTAACAATCTTTAACTTAATTATTTATCTTCTATAGCACTGAATATTTTCAGGAGAGAAGGTAACAACCTCACCTACAGTTTGGTAGTTAGGGAATTTGTTCCCTCTCCTTATACTCATTAATTAGCTCTAAAACAATATAATGAAAATTTCCTTTTATCTCACTTAAGAAACAGcagatgttgttttattttgtaccaTCTCTTTTTAGGAGTTAGATATCTTCATAAAGTATCATAAGCATTGAATTCAACATTCATTGCACGGTTTAGTATTTGAAACAAGAActcactgtaggaaaaaaatttagGAGTTTGAACAACTAATTTCATGAAACTCTTGCTTTTAATGAATACAATGTTGcaggtaaataaatacataatattgACCCCAACACATTTCTTGTTCCTCATCCAGTACAGCTAGTGAATATTTGTTGTTAAAATTCCTGCCAGAGGCTGATCGTTTTCTCTGATAGAAGCAGACACCTTTACTGAAATACATTTAGCATTATTATGGCTGTATTTCTTTacatgattaaataaataaaaaaataatgctacAGTCACTTCTGAAATATCTTATCCCAGAACAGCTTGCTTTGTAGTTCCAACTATTAAGAAAAGAACACAAATGAGAACATAGCTAAATTATCAGCTGTTCAGTCAGTAAAGCAAACATCACTCTCTTGTTGCTCTGTGGAACGTCAGAGGACTGCTACAGTGAAGTGGCTGAAGGTAGATCTCCCTCATCCATCCTCACATTAATCTTCTTTTCACATAAAAGGGCATTTGAGAAAGCCTGGCCTATTAATCCTTctttaaaatgctaaataaatccgacatggggaaaaaaaaagcaagttgaaaCAGTGTCAATCTAAAGGGAAGTTCTCATTTTAATCAAAGCTATGCTCTGTGTACAGGCACAGCGCCTTCTGGAGAGAGAAACAAATAAGCTTTTTTCTACAGCCGTTTTGGGCATGGGGATTCGCTTGACATCAAGTTCAGTCCTCAACATTTGGACACATTATCAATGTATTTGCATACCACCAGTTGTCCCCTAACATTTTAACAACTCAACCTTTGACACTGAGCCATTTGCGTATTTATTTACCAAATAAATTTTTAccaaatttttttctatttaccaAAATACCCTCTTTGACTACAGAGTGTTTCAGGAAAATATATGCTTTCTATGCTCTGTGTTTTAATCTCATATCTCTCACCTCcagaagcagctttttaaaagtaCAATTCCATCTATAACTTGACAGCTTTTTaaccaaagcagcagcaaacactgACTATATTTAATATTCACAACAGAGCAATCTCACACATTTCTGAGACAGGTTTCTACCAGTTTATATGAAGGGCTTTGAAATAGCTAGAGGCTAGCAGCTGGTTCCAGACAGGAAGGGTGTCAGAAGGTACAGGCTCAGTTTTAATCATAGATCCATTCATGAGCACAGCTTCTGTAATCAACCAGTTCTTCAGGAGTGAACCATAAATTGATCTCTGTCTCAGCACTTTCTACAGAATCACTTCCATGAATGATGTTCctaggaaaggaaaaggtagatATAAAAGTAATATAATCCTCAAACTCAAAGGAAAGCAAGCTTCGTTTTTAGAAGTGGTCTCTATTATGGAGAGAAGTTGTAAGTAATTGTAAAGTAGTAATAGGCAGTCCCAGCTTTGCTCACCGTTTTTGTCAATGGGGAAGACCACAACTTGACTTCCATCTTTAGGTCATAGCATTATATGGGCACGGGAACAGCAGCTCCGTGCATAAGATAGAGACGGATGGAGCACAGTTCCCACATATATCATTACTTATATCATGACATACCACTGGACATTTAGTGTCTTTAGATGATatcaataatttcaaaatataccTTCCAACTTGAATGCAGAGGTCACCACGAATAGTGCCAGGCTTTGAATCGAATGGATTAGTTTCCCCCAGCATCACTCTTCCAGTCTTAATCACGTTCAGACCTTCccacacctcaaaaaaaaaaaaaatccattgagaTTATTAAATCTTAGCAGTAGATAAAGTAGCAAGAGTTAATCATACCTTCCAGAACTGCACAATGCTGTCCATCATGGCACAAATCACCATCCGAATATTCCTAATAGCAAGACATACTTTATCTCCAATTTTTCTGTCAGATTCTTGAAGCGTCTGTTAAAGTTCTCTCCTTCTGCACAATACCTCTCCTCACCAAGGATGGGAAGGGAACAATTTTAAATCTCAATATGGTAAACAGCCTTACAAAGCTGTCTGCTCACTGAAAATCTAAACCTCCAGCTCAGTGGAGGTCTAGATACactatcaaggaaaaaaagagaaaatcctctCTAACGAAGTTAGACtgaaaaagattttcaaagttaCTATAGCTTAGGAGAATAGTAAAAATATTCCACCATCACTTTTCAGCTTGCTTAATACATGGCATTTCATACTGTTTTTTTTGTGCAGGTTTACTGTTTCTCAAGGTCCCAGCTTTGGTTCCCCCTTCACCCCTGCCCTCTTCCTCAACATACTGACTCAAAGGAGAGAAAGAttatgaaaaaagattaaaaaaaaaaggagttaacaGCACATCTTCCTAATTACAGTATTTGAATCTAGATTTTAAAGTCCTAAAAATAAACTAGAATTCAATAAGTAACACAATCTTATTGCAGGTAAGACAATTAAACAGCATATTTTTTCATAGCTGAGCTTCATTTTTAAGAACTCACCATAGCTACAACAGGTCCAGAGTGCATATACTGTACCAGACCATCATAGAACGGACGGTCTTTTAGGTCAATGTAGTGTTCTCTCAGAAGGTCTTCAGAGGCCTgcattaaaaaccaaccaaccaaacaaaaaaagcttacTGTAAGAACTTAAGAGCATACTGAAATCACATAGATTAACCACAGAGCACTATTAATCCTAAAACTTGCACGCACTTGAAAATTCAGCATTTCTAGCATCTTCCTAGAAGTACTTTTGGTCGATATGAATTGGAACTGTTTGCTTTAACCACAGCTGAACTTAGAAAAGTATCTTTTGCCAATATAGACAGCTTATGTGACCTGGTATTTGTTGAAGATATTTAGAGATATTTATTAGGATGCACTTAAAAGAATATTCTCTTCAGACTAAGGACATCAAGTTACTAAAATTAGCGTGCTTAGCATGTCTAAAGCATTTAGCCAGAGCTGGGAATTGGAACTTTTccaaaatatcaaaaatattgAAAGACTTCTCAAAATTTCATGTTTAATTGTTCTGAAAACTACATTTGTCGTTATAGCATGCTGCTCTATTTTAAGGCTGCTGGTTATATGAAAAAGGAGACATACAAATTAAGGAAAGCTTACATGTATTAATTTCATGGCCACCAGTTTGAATCCTTTCTGTTCAAACCGTTTGATGATTTCTCCCACCAGGCCCCGCTGGACTCCGTCAGGCTTGATGGCGATGAACGTGCGCTCGGAGATAGAAGCCATTGTCCTAATGAGGAAGGGAATAATTATTCCAAGACCAGCAGGCAAGTACAATCACAGCCCTGTACCGCGTGTAATATCAGCTATTATAATAATTAAATCGGCCACATCTGAAGG
This window of the Calonectris borealis chromosome 20, bCalBor7.hap1.2, whole genome shotgun sequence genome carries:
- the LOC142090980 gene encoding nucleoside diphosphate kinase, encoding MAANCERTFIAIKPDGVQRGLVGEIIKRFEQKGFRLVAMKFVHASEDLLKQHYIDLKDRPFYPGLVKYMNSGPVVAMVWEGLNVVKTGRVMLGETNPADSKPGTIRGDFCIQVGRNIIHGSDSVESAQKEINLWFKPAELIDFKSCAHDWIYE
- the LOC142090979 gene encoding nucleoside diphosphate kinase-like isoform X2, which translates into the protein MASISERTFIAIKPDGVQRGLVGEIIKRFEQKGFKLVAMKLIHASEDLLREHYIDLKDRPFYDGLVQYMHSGPVVAMVWEGLNVIKTGRVMLGETNPFDSKPGTIRGDLCIQVGRNIIHGSDSVESAETEINLWFTPEELVDYRSCAHEWIYD
- the LOC142090979 gene encoding nucleoside diphosphate kinase A-like isoform X1, encoding MASISERTFIAIKPDGVQRGLVGEIIKRFEQKGFKLVAMKLIHASEDLLREHYIDLKDRPFYDGLVQYMHSGPVVAMVWEGLNVIKTGRVMLGETNPFDSKPGTIRGDLCIQVGRYILKLLISSKDTKCPVVCHDISNDICGNCAPSVSILCTELLFPCPYNAMT